The DNA window CGCGGAGGTTGCCGGCCAGGGGCATCTCCGCGCCGGCCACGAGGTTCAGCCCCGGCGCCACCTGGTCCAGCAGTTCTTCGACGAACGTGTTCTCGATGACCTCGCCGCTGCCGTTCTGCAGGTGCAGCGACACCCCCGCCCCGGCGTACGGCTCGATGCCGAGCGCGGTGGTCCACAGGTAGTGGGCGTCGAGATCGAGCGAAAGGTCGCTGACCCGGATGGTGCCCAGGTCGATGCCCGAGCACGGGCTGCCGCCCCGCTCGCACGACGCCTCGATCCGCTCCTCGATGCGGTCTACCTCGCCCCCGCGAAACGATGCCTGCCAGTAGGTGAGGCCCGGGGCAATGCGCAGGTTGGGGCCAAGCAGCCCCAGGTCAGCGCGCAGATTGAACCCGAGCGTAGCCTCGGAACGCGAGGGGAACACCACGCTCACGTGAGCCCCCACGCCGGTGAGGACCAGGTTCTCGTACTCGTAGTCCGCCGCGTCCTGCGCGTGAGCGGGCAAGGCGAACAGCGCCGCGGCGAGGACGATCCAGATCGATGTGCTGCGGGGCATCTCGTGGTCGTTCGTGTGGTTGCGGTTCCCCCTCCCCCGGCCCCTCCCCCGCAAACGGCGCGGGAGAGGGGGGAACTTCGATCGCGGGGCGACTGAGGTCGGCGCAGGCCGCGGTGGCCCCCCTCTCCCGGCCTCTCCCCCATAAACCCCATCGGGGAGAGGAGAATTCGATTGCGCGCCGGCTGGCCTCGCGCGCTCGACTGGCTCCCTTCCCCCGCGCAGTTTGCGGGGGAAGGGTTGGGGATGGGGGGCGCCCGCCGTCGCACCGAGCCCAGCCTGACGCACCCTAGCCCGAAGTGTACCCCCTCTCCCACGCTGTTTGTGGGAGAGGGTGGACGAGCATAAGCGAGGACGGGTGAGGGCCCCACGGCAGCCGAGGCCTCGGCTACGGAGACCGCTGCCGCGCCCGGGCTTGTTTCCCTTCCGCGGCTAGATCCTTCGGCCCGCGACGCCTGTGCTGCGGGCAGGTGTGGCGCGCCTGGGCCTCAGGATGACACCGTCCCGTGTGGGCTCTTTGCGCCGGGGCTCAGTACCGGTCGATGATCTGCGTGCCCGGATAGTAGGCGCGCAGGATTGTCCGGTAGTCCTGCCCGGCGCGGGCGCGGCCCATGGCGCCTACCTGGCACATGCCGATGCCGTGGCCCCAGCCGCCACCCTCCGCCACGATCTCCGTCACCCGCCCGCCCTCGCGCACCAGCCTCACGTCGAACTTGCTGCTGTTCAGGATGCCGGCGCGCGACGCGGGCGTCAGAATCCACCGGATGCGGTCCTTGCCCAGCGTGAACGTGCCCGCGTCCGTCGCCAGGCGCATCGCGCGGATCCGGTCCGACGCGGTGCGCTCCAGCACGCGCATGTCGTGAATGCGGGTGATGCGCCGGCCGCGCAGCGAATCGGCCATCGTGCGGTTCAGGATGCCCACCAGCTGATCGTGCGTCCACCGCTCCGTCCAGCGGAAGCGGCTGCTCACCTTGTCGTACGCCTCGCCGGTGCGCGGGTCTACGTCGCGGACCGCCACCAGGTACGGGATGGGCGCGTTGTTCCACACCTCGTGGATGGCCGCCGTCTGGCCGGCGCAGGTGCTGTGGTAGTAGGCGGTGATGGGCTCGCCGTTGTACGTGATGATCTCGCCCGCCGTTTCGCGCACGGCGCGGGAAGCCAGCGCGTACTCCGCCGCCTGTCCGCCGTACACCTGGTCTTCCACCGTGGCGTACACGTCGAACCCCTGCGCCGACCGCCGCCCCATGTAGATGGCGGCGTACGTGCGGGCCGCCACCGCCTGCGCCTTCACCGCCTCGAACACGTCGGCCTGCACGTTGCCGATTTCGCGCGGCACCACGCCCAGCAGGTACGTTTCCATGTCCAGGCGGTTGACCACGGTCAGCCCGCCGCGCGGCGCGTCCTGCACCACCAGCTCTCCGCGGTACGCCTGGCCCTTTACCGAAAGCGTGCCGTGCTGCTCGGCCGGGCGGACGACCAGCGGCGCGCGCAGCCCGGCGCCGCCCGGCCCGCCCCCGCTCGCACCCGTGCGGCTCGCAAGCGTGATGGTGCCCCCGGCGTCCGTGAACGTGGCCGTGGCGCCGGCGCCCAGGCTGGCGATCTCCTGCCCCGCGTCCGTCAGCACGGAGAACGCGCCGGCGGAGGTGATCTCGATGCGCGCCGTGTCGACCACCAGGCCCACGCGCACCCGTGGCGCAAGCAGGGCCTCGGGGAACGCGGCCGTGTCTGCCGTGGGCGTCGCGGGGAT is part of the Longimicrobium sp. genome and encodes:
- a CDS encoding SpoIID/LytB domain-containing protein yields the protein MTHSALRWRKLAGALALAVLGACAPRGPRVPTVPVVVIRDTVTSPTRPPRDTVSIPATPTADTAAFPEALLAPRVRVGLVVDTARIEITSAGAFSVLTDAGQEIASLGAGATATFTDAGGTITLASRTGASGGGPGGAGLRAPLVVRPAEQHGTLSVKGQAYRGELVVQDAPRGGLTVVNRLDMETYLLGVVPREIGNVQADVFEAVKAQAVAARTYAAIYMGRRSAQGFDVYATVEDQVYGGQAAEYALASRAVRETAGEIITYNGEPITAYYHSTCAGQTAAIHEVWNNAPIPYLVAVRDVDPRTGEAYDKVSSRFRWTERWTHDQLVGILNRTMADSLRGRRITRIHDMRVLERTASDRIRAMRLATDAGTFTLGKDRIRWILTPASRAGILNSSKFDVRLVREGGRVTEIVAEGGGWGHGIGMCQVGAMGRARAGQDYRTILRAYYPGTQIIDRY